In Phyllopteryx taeniolatus isolate TA_2022b chromosome 13, UOR_Ptae_1.2, whole genome shotgun sequence, the following are encoded in one genomic region:
- the spred1 gene encoding sprouty-related, EVH1 domain-containing protein 1: MSEDSTNPNNDDSYARVRAVVMTRDDSSGGWLPLGGGGLSCITVHKVSQAEDNGSTHSGSTRGSTGNLSPCSPSPTPSLSPSPSPTAVEFYIKGERLKDKLVVLECVLQEGLVYNKVNPIFHHWRINDKKFGLTFQSPADARAFDRGIRRAIEDISQGCRPFGEGDTPEDGLPACEEPPSICTPMKEPFSPLNNVVSTEPFRGCYVRAQPFDEFPSSNRRYLPPQVSFKSTRHVSFHMDEEEIVRINPRKDVLIRGYEDYRHPVMWKQEAEREDLDFPATFHKLDSKKCEYLFPDGAGGDPHSGPGLGKDTAIKTQPSPLLKSKKGRRRREDGERSRCIYCREMFNHEDNWRGQCQDAPDPIKQCIYKVSCMLCAESMLYHCMSDSEGDFSDPCSCDTSDEQFCLRWLALVALSFIAPCMCCYLPLRACHHCGEACRCCGGKHKAAG; this comes from the exons TGACAGTTATGCGCGTGTGAGAGCAGTGGTCATGACGCGGGATGACTCCAGCGGCGGATGGCTTCCCCTGGGCGGTGGCGGCCTCAGCTGCATTACCGTCCACAAGGTCAGCCAGGCGGAGGACAATGGCAGCACCCACAGCGGCAGCACCCGTGGAAGCACCGGCAACCTCAGCCCTTGTAGCCCCAGTCCGACGCCCAGCCTCAGCCCCAGTCCCAGTCCCACCGCAGTGGAGTTCTACATAAAGGGGGAGCGGCTGAAAGACAAACTG GTGGTGCTGGAGTGCGTCCTGCAGGAGGGCCTCGTGTACAACAAGGTCAACCCCATCTTCCACCACTGGAGGATCAATGACAAAAAGTTCGGGCTGACCTTCCAGAGCCCCGCCGACGCTCGCGCCTTCGATCGAGGCATACGTAGGGCTATTGAGGACATCAGCCAAG GCTGTCGGCCATTTGGCGAAGGGGATACTCCTGAGGACGGGCTACCA GCTTGTGAGGAGCCTCCCTCCATCTGTACACCCATGAAGGAGCCCTTCTCCCCCCTGAACAATGTGGTGTCCACCGAGCCCTTCAGGGGCTGCTATGTACGCGCTCAGCCCTTTGACGAGTTCCCCTCCAGCAACCGACGATACCTGCCACCACAG GTTTCATTCAAGTCCACCCGCCACGTCAGCTTTCACATGGACGAGGAGGAGATCGTTCGAATCAACCCGCGCAAGGACGTGCTCATCCGTGGCTATGAGGACTACCGCCACCCGGTCATGTGGAAACAGGAGGCGGAGCGCGAGGACCTGGACTTCCCGGCCACCTTCCACAAACTGGACAGTAAGAAGTGCGAGTACCTCTTCCCCGACGGCGCCGGCGGGGACCCCCACTCGGGCCCCGGTCTGGGCAAGGACACGGCCATCAAGACTCAGCCCTCGCCGCTGCTCAAGTCCAAGaaggggcggcggcggcgggaggACGGTGAGCGCTCGCGCTGCATCTACTGCCGTGAGATGTTCAACCACGAGGACAATTGGCGGGGGCAGTGCCAAGATGCCCCCGACCCCATCAAGCAGTGCATCTACAAAGTCAGCTGCATGCTGTGCGCTGAGAGTATGCTCTATCACTGCATGTCCGACTCGGAGGGCGACTTCTCGGACCCGTGCTCGTGCGACACGTCCGACGAGCAGTTCTGCCTGCGCTGGCTCGCCCTGGTGGCGCTCTCTTTCATCGCGCCCTGCATGTGCTGCTACCTGCCGCTGCGCGCCTGCCACCACTGCGGCGAGGCGTGCCGCTGCTGCGGGGGCAAGCACAAGGCAGCCGGGTGA